From a single Aspergillus puulaauensis MK2 DNA, chromosome 2, nearly complete sequence genomic region:
- a CDS encoding SIR2 family NAD-dependent protein deacylase (COG:B,K;~EggNog:ENOG410PHX8;~InterPro:IPR027546,IPR029035,IPR003000,IPR026590;~PFAM:PF02146;~go_function: GO:0036054 - protein-malonyllysine demalonylase activity [Evidence IEA];~go_function: GO:0036055 - protein-succinyllysine desuccinylase activity [Evidence IEA];~go_function: GO:0070403 - NAD+ binding [Evidence IEA]) — MVSTDIKSFQEYLKGSKRVMALLGAGISASSGLPTFRGAGGLWRSHDATELATPEAFEANPDLVWQFYSYRRHMALKAQPNRAHYALAELARRNREFVTLSQNVDGLSQRASHPLEQLHLLHGNLFTVKCTSFYCNYSRENDFTDPIVPALAIPRNFPEPVPSSDDKTGEEASKSLYQAMGRGQEEGQREGTEVDISDETIPLEPLSRDVLPQCPECKEGLLRPGVVWFGEALPSHTLDFVDDWMSQGKIDLMLVIGTSSRVWPAAGYVDQARSKGARVAVVNMDPNDMGKGKLTPNDWFFEGDAGAIVPEILNSVIGEV; from the exons ATGGTATCTACCGATATCAAATCATTCCAAGAATACCTCAAGGGGAGCAAGCGGGTCATGGCGCTCCTAGGAGCCGGCATATCCGCCTCATCGGGTCTCCCAACATTCCGCGGCGCCGGCGGGCTCTGGCGCTCTCACGACGCAACGGAGTTAGCCACGCCAGAGGCCTTCGAGGCGAACCCGGATCTGGTGTGGCAGTTCTACAGCTATAGGAGACACATGGCGCTCAAGGCGCAGCCGAACCGTGCGCACTATGCGctggcggagctggcgaggaggaataGGGAGTTTGTTACATTGAGTCAGAATGTTGATG GCCTTTCACAACGAGCGAGTCACCCTCTCGAGCagctccatctcctccatggGAATCTGTTTACGGTTAAATGTACCTCCTTCTACTGCAACTATTCTCGCGAGAACGACTTTACGGACCCGATTGTCCCTGCACTTGCGATACCGAGAAACTTCCCCGAACCGGTTCCGTCGTCAGACGATAAAACAGGCGAGGAAGCGTCAAAGTCGCTATACCAGGCCATGGGAAGAGGCCAGGAAGAGGGACAACGAGAAGGAACAGAGGTGGACATCTCTGACGAAACTATCCCGCTCGAACCATTATCGCGCGACGTGCTCCCGCAATGCCCAGAATGCAAAGAAGGTCTATTACGGCCAGGCGTTGTCTGGTTCGGGGAAGCTCTGCCGTCACATACGCTGGATTTCGTGGATGATTGGATGTCGCAAGGGAAGATCGATCTGATGCTGGTCATTGGGACGAGTTCGAGGGTTTGGCCGGCAGCAGGGTATGTCGATCAGGCGAGGTCAAAAGGAGCGAGGGTTGCGGTGGTGAACATGGATCCAAATGAtatggggaaggggaagctTACACCGAATGATTGGTTTTTCGAGGGCGACGCCGGCGCCATTGTGCCGGAGATTTTGAACAGTGTCATTGGAGAGGTTTGA
- a CDS encoding uncharacterized protein (COG:S;~EggNog:ENOG410PPCN;~InterPro:IPR036291,IPR008030;~PFAM:PF05368), with the protein MKIAIAGTGDLSHYFYEELPLHGHETITLTRFPKTFLSALCIEQRVTDYTVPDLVKNLADCDAVISTIAAPGPEHATVHLALLEACKLSPKCKKMIPSEFAGNVEEDLLRDEPVFMAAGRGAVREALRAQREVKWTLVVNGWFAEYLVSAGQRYFADLGGAAWPMDYGNKMFTMYGDGEKPVTLTSARDVARAMARLVELDADDWEEYTHLAGETVTWAGLYEMLKGRGGEWEVVKKSYEDAVEEVEEAEMVGGVARINAQLQLMGYTEINRANPDKAKRHKDLYFHGLNFRGIEEIMGEAELRPDAVI; encoded by the coding sequence ATGAAAATCGCAATCGCAGGCACCGGCGACCTCTCGCACTACTTCTACGAGGAACTCCCTCTCCACGGGCACGAAACAATCACCCTAACGCGTTTCCCCAagaccttcctctccgctCTTTGCATAGAGCAGCGTGTCACAGATTACACCGTCCCCGATCTCGTCAAGAACCTAGCAGACTGCGACGCAGTCATTTCCACAATCGCAGCACCAGGCCCCGAGCACGCCACGGTCCACCTCGCTCTCCTGGAAGCATGCAAGCTCTCCCCAAAATGCAAGAAGATGATACCCTCGGAGTTTGCGGGGAAtgtggaagaagatcttctGCGTGACGAGCCGGTGTTTATGGCTGCGGGGCGGGGGGCGGTTCGTGAGGCTTTGAGGGCCCAGAGGGAGGTGAAGTGGACGCTTGTGGTGAATGGGTGGTTTGCGGAGTATCTTGTGTCAGCGGGTCAGCGGTATTTTGCGGATTTGGGGGGTGCAGCGTGGCCGATGGATTATGGGAACAAGATGTTTACGATGTacggggatggggagaaaCCGGTTACTTTGACTTCTGCGAGGGATGtggcgagggcgatggcgagattGGTGGAGTTGGACGCGGATGATTGGGAGGAGTATACGCATCttgctggggagacggtGACGTGGGCTGGTTTGTATGAGATGCTGAAGGGGAGGGGTGGGGAGTGGGAGGTTGTAAAGAAGAGTTATGAAGATGCTGtggaagaggttgaagaggcGGAGATGGTGGGAGGTGTTGCGCGGATTAATGCTCAACTGCAACTGATGGGGTATACAGAAATCAACCGGGCTAATCCTGACAAGGCGAAGAGGCACAAGGACCTGTACTTCCATGGATTGAACTTTCGTGGGATTGAAGAGATTATGGGAGAAGCCGAATTGAGGCCAGACGCTGTCATATAG
- a CDS encoding pyridoxamine 5'-phosphate oxidase family protein (COG:C;~EggNog:ENOG410PNH4;~InterPro:IPR024747,IPR012349;~PFAM:PF12900): MGKTLVYPKKESNTANRYKHRATYDLAAIHSIINSSQVLHVSFNPGPSDPFPAILPMIGQMASFDYPSAGIGEPLDCYLHGYVSSRIMNLARASEGDGLPICVAASRVDGLILSLTPNSHSYNYRSAILHGYAKLVTDEAEKLWAMEVITNSVLADRWKHSRIPPDKAEMSSTVILKVKVVDGSGKIRDGGVSDERKDTENAEVTDRVWTGVVPVWETFGQPVPSSSNKVEGVPEYVTSYVASMNAQNRDYAESAVGIPLPKEEKH, encoded by the exons ATGGGGAAGACACTAGTTTATCCCAAGAAGGAGTCAAACACCGCCAACCGGTACAAACACAGAG CCACCTATGACCTCGCTGCAATCCACTCCATCATAAACTCCAGCCAGGTCCTCCATGTGTCTTTCAACCCGGGTCCCTCAGACCCGTTTCCCGCAATCTTACCGATGATTGGGCAGATGGCATCCTTCGACTACCCCTCAGCCGGTATCGGTGAGCCTTTGGACTGTTACCTTCATGGCTATGTCAGTTCACGGATCATGAACTTGGCACGCGCGTCAGAGGGCGATGGATTGCCCATCTGCGTGGCAGCTAGTAGAGTGGATGGATTGATTTTATCTCTCACACCAAACTCTCACAGCTACAACTATCGCTCTGCCATTCTCCACGGCTATGCGAAGCTTGTCACTGACGAAGCTGAGAAGCTTTGGGCCATGGAGGTTATCACCAATTCGGTGCTTGCGGACCGTTGGAAGCACTCTCGCATCCCACCCGACAAAGCTGAGATGTCCTCTACTGTTATTCTCAAGGTTAAAGTTGTCGATGGTAGCGGCAAGATTCGCGACGGTGGTGTTTCTGATGAGAGAAAAGATACGGAAAATGCAGAGGTCACAGACCGTGTTTGGACCGGGGTCGTACCTGTCTGGGAGACATTTGGGCAGCCGGTACCGAGTTCCTCGAACAAAGTTGAAGGGGTACCGGAATATGTGACCTCGTACGTCGCGAGCATGAACGCGCAGAACCGAGACTATGCAGAGTCCGCGGTGGGAATTCCTCTTCctaaagaagaaaaacatTAA
- a CDS encoding VOC family protein (COG:S;~EggNog:ENOG410PQZZ;~InterPro:IPR004360,IPR037523,IPR029068;~PFAM:PF00903), which translates to MSAPVTIKSLDHLVLTVRSIPDTVAFYTTHLGMRHEVFTSPLNPTVSRHALLFGSQKINLHESGKEFEPKAQNVQPGSGDLCFLSDESVERVLEYFNSANIDVLEGGKVVERTGARGRIRSVYVRDPDGNLIEVSNYV; encoded by the exons ATGAGTGCCCCCGTTACTATCAAATCCCTGGACCACCTAGTCCTCACCGTCCGCTCAATCCCCGACACCGTAGCCTTCTACACAACCCATCTGGGCATGCGTCATGAAGTCTTCACCTCCCCGTTAAACCCCACCGTATCGAG ACacgccctcctcttcggATCCCAGAAAATCAACCTCCACGAGTCAGGCAAGGAATTCGAGCCCAAGGCACAGAATGTCCAGCCCGGGAGTGGGGATTTGTGTTTTCTAAGCGACGAGAGTGTTGAGCGGGTTTTGGAGTATTTCAACAGCGCAAATATAGAC GTCCTCGAAGGCGGAAAGGTTGTTGAGAGGACCGGTGCACGTGGGAGGATTAGGAGCGTCTATGTCCGAGATCCAGATGGGAATCTTATTGA GGTGTCAAATTATGTATGA
- a CDS encoding aminopeptidase P family protein (BUSCO:EOG09261XGL;~COG:E;~EggNog:ENOG410PH1D;~InterPro:IPR000994,IPR029149,IPR036005,IPR007865;~MEROPS:MER0013463;~PFAM:PF05195,PF00557;~go_function: GO:0030145 - manganese ion binding [Evidence IEA];~go_function: GO:0070006 - metalloaminopeptidase activity [Evidence IEA]) — translation MATWRSAVRQWPRYLRRPTPVGILPRLSQLRVQTQPTLRRGYASISAAELKFGQPLHETHPHLLSPGELTPGISALEYAQRRSRLANKLPKNAVAVLAAAEVTYRASGIFNEYRQDSNFFYLTGFNEPNALAIIVNDGSGDNHLFHMYNREKDAKAELWDGARSGTQAAMDVFNADESGDIERIGEILPKVLSDATEIYTDIPAFNPGRSSLHRYLYGPSGASEKLKKLVDHRKVKPLRPIMNEMRAFKSEEEVVQLRRVGQASGRAFTEAMRHTFTKEKDLTSFLEYNFKINGCDNSAFVPVVAGGSNALSIHYTKNDDVLRDGDMVLVDGGGEMGTYISDITRTWPVSGKFSDPQRDLYNAVLNVHRSCVSLCRESAGLSLDRLHGIAENGLKDQLRQIGFDISGDHDLRTLFPHHLGHYIGLDVHDCAGYPRTYDLKAGQCITIEPGIYVPDDDRWPAKFRGIGIRIEDSVCVGDDNPIILTTEAVKEVEDIEALRD, via the exons ATGGCGACATGGAGATCCGCGGTGCGCCAGTGGCCTCGAtacctccgccgcccaacCCCGGTGGGTATCCTCCCGCGGTTAAGCCAGCTGAGGGTTCAAACTCAACCTACCCTCCGCCGCGGATATGCTTCGATCTCGGCCGCAGAGCTTAAGTTTGGACAGCCGTTGCACGAGACGCACCCGCATTTGCTGAGCCCCGGAGAGT TGACGCCCGGAATCAGCGCCCTCGAGTACGCCCAGCGTCGTTCACGACTCGCAAACAAACTCCCGAAAAATGCAGTTGCTGTTCTGGCGGCCGCGGAGGTGACCTACCGAGCTTCGGGGATCTTCAACGAGTATCGCCAAGACTCAAACTTCTTCTATCTTACCG GCTTCAATGAGCCGAATGCCCTAGCTATCATTG TGAACGATGGTTCGGGCGACAACCACCTCTTCCACATGTATAACCGCGAAAAAGATGCAAAGGCTGAGCTGTGGGATGGTGCTCGCTCAGGCACACAGGCTGCGATGGACGTATTTAATGCCGACGAA TCAGGCGATATCGAACGTATTGGCGAAATCCTCCCCAAAGTCCTCTCGGACGCGACAGAGATCTATACGGATATCCCAGCCTTCAACCCAGGACGGTCATCTTTACACCGCTATCTATACGGTCCAAGCGGCGCATCTGAGAAGCTAAAGAAACTCGTTGATCACCGCAAGGTTAAACCGCTACGCCCCATTATGAATGAGATGAGGGCCTTCAagagcgaggaagaggtcgtCCAGCTGCGGCGAGTTGGCCAAGCATCTGGAAGAGCATTCACCGAAGCTATGAGGCATACATTtacaaaagaaaaggatcTGACGTCCTTTTTGGAATATAACTTTAAGATCAATGGCTGTGACAACAGTGCATTCGTTCCCGTCGTTGCTGGTGGTTCG AACGCGCTAAGTATCCATTATACAAAAAATGATGACGTGCTAAG GGATGGAGACATGGTGTTAGTTGACGGAGGCGGT GAGATGGGGACGTATATCTCCGATATCACTCGGACGTGGCCAGTTAGTGGCAAGTTCTCGGATCCTCAGCGCGACCTTTATAACGCAGTGTTGAACGTGCACCGCAGCTGCGTCTCCCTTTGCAGGGAGAGTGCAGGACTGTCACTTGACCGCCTACACGGCATTGCCGAAAATGGTCTGAAGGACCAACTGCGACAGATAGGATTCGATATATCGGGAGAT CATGACTTGAGAACGCTTTTCCCTCACCACCTGGGACACTACATTGGACTGGACGTTCACGATTGTGCCGGCTATCCCAGGACTTATGACCTTAAGGCTGGTCAATGTATCACCATAGAACC CGGCATCTACGTTCCAGATGATGACCGGTGGCCGGCTAAGTTCCGAGGCATCGGAATCCGCATCGAGGACAGTGTGTGCGTCGGAGACGACAATCCTATTATATTGACAACTGAGGCAGTGAAAGAG GTGGAAGATATAGAGGCACTGCGTGATTAG
- a CDS encoding PaaI family thioesterase (COG:Q;~EggNog:ENOG410PJKV;~InterPro:IPR029069,IPR006683;~PFAM:PF03061), protein MEDSLSHFQRTPWVAQLLRDNDFITSPLPSRVYKSTTTEDRLFSATIKSPSTIAECLMQYRRPAPDSKPFAPKAIPTTEVRVFCTLGTDLDGFPGILHGGMVATLLDEFTGLILSLSLGGGEPGQDGPVTAYLNTKFLGPVLTPSTVVVSGRITEVKDNRKWKLKGDIKDENGSVLAEAESLFILPRRASNKL, encoded by the coding sequence ATGGAAGACAGCCTCTCCCACTTCCAAAGAACTCCCTGGGTTGCGCAGTTGCTCCGCGACAACGACTTCATCACTTCGCCACTGCCGTCCCGCGTCTACAAGTCCACAACAACCGAGGATAGACTCTTCTCAGCAACAATCAAATCCCCCTCCACAATTGCAGAATGCCTGATGCAGTACCGCCGTCCGGCACCAGACAGCAAGCCATTTGCTCCAAAAGCGATACCGACAACAGAGGTCCGCGTTTTCTGCACCCTCGGTACAGATCTGGACGGCTTTCCGGGTATTCTGCATGGCGGGATGGTTGCGACTCTGCTCGATGAGTTCACGGGGCTCATATTGAGCCTGAGCTTGGGAGGCGGAGAGCCTGGTCAAGATGGGCCTGTGACAGCCTATTTGAACACCAAGTTTCTTGGCCCTGTCTTGACACCCAGTACTGTGGTAGTGTCAGGGCGGATTACCGAGGTCAAGGACAACAGGAAGTGGAAGCTGAAGGGAGATATCAAGGACGAGAATGGATCAGTATTAGCAGAGGCAGAGTCTCTTTTTATTCTACCTAGGAGagccagcaacaagctcTAG
- a CDS encoding ankyrin repeat domain-containing protein (COG:S;~EggNog:ENOG410QE07;~InterPro:IPR002110,IPR036770,IPR001995,IPR020683;~PFAM:PF12796,PF00023,PF13637,PF13606;~go_function: GO:0004190 - aspartic-type endopeptidase activity [Evidence IEA];~go_function: GO:0005515 - protein binding [Evidence IEA];~go_process: GO:0006508 - proteolysis [Evidence IEA]) encodes MASLLSLPPELLYAIMKELAPDWKYDEVAWFLELRLTSHGFNDLVIRQLLADVRAGDVRLLIKPQYYPPMAAASATAAKLLSTLVYDWQHERSCRSPHALVNTVCKAVDKTVDFFCGPGTGGGQGNRDELKRVYTNAMVAVLVGVKQPRAIVNALTGEIDRHQLDGEGEWRGAALMAAAYLGRLEDMEALLKPGDLDINADSEGKWLCPPLMAAALGGKVDVIRFLAGRGVNMKTRTKENGNTALHYASLEGKVDAVKFLLDNGADAEVKNETETPLAWASNTGYASVVSLFQSTKEVDVSHGDCGRNCPLVHAVRRGHMNVVRALFKTKHVDGKVAADDEDSDEDSDEDSDEDSDEDSDEDSDEDGDEDGDEDGDEDNYYEESDDEEDYLDCDLYRGFAHVLDSHDELIALLYASAYNGKEEMFQLLFSHISVDKDDMCVPLEAAIKGKKMGIVRTIIDAFPGIPKDFQAALGRTVLMAAVEDGNEELVRYFLTLRRITVNKPRWHGRTPLHRAIASGDTGKVLALLEHPDINVNARSSASRVRAGTPLHWAINMKHPNPDILRALLDDPRINVNSQDSMNSTPLAYAVCRGNIALVKTLLARYDVQRDPDDSEGNTPLLLAAWLGNLPLLEIFLDIPWITRWHKNNNGKTTLALAAQEGHVEVVKRLLDPRLGPAYYVFDGAITAVNCWGPERWYFDGDGWVRREDSALEAASCRREESLKLILRAYRELGLY; translated from the exons ATGGCGTCTCTTCTGAGCCTTCCACCAGAGCTTCTCTATGCTATCATGAAAGAGCTAGCTCCTGACTGGAAATATGACGAAGTGGCCTGGTTTTTGGAATTGCGATTAACCAGCC ACGGATTCAATGACCTAGTTATCAGGCAGCTTCTTGCTGATGTTCGAGCAGGCGATGTCCGATTGCTGATAAAGCCTCAATATTACCCCCCGATGGCTGCAGCATCGGCCACAGCTGCCAAGCTTCTTTCCACTTTAGTCTATGACTGGCAGCATGAGCGTAGCTGCAGGAGCCCGCACGCCCTAGTTAACACTGTGTGTAAGGCAGTTGACAAGACGGTTGATTTCTTCTGCGGCCCAGGTACCGGTGGCGGGCAGGGGAATCGAGACGAACTGAAAAGGGTCTACACTAATGCCATGGTAGCCGTTCTCGTTGGTGTCAAACAACCAAGGGCCATTGTCAACGCTCTTACTGGTGAAATCGATCGACACCAGCTGGATGGGGAAGGAGAATGGCGCGGTGCTGCGCTAATGGCGGCTGCATATCTAGGTCGACTTGAAGATATGGAAGCACTGCTAAAGCCCGGGGACCTGGACATCAATGCGGATTCTGAGGGTAAGTGGCTCTGTCCACCCCTTATGGCTGCCGCGTTGGGTGGAAAAGTGGACGTTATTCGATTTCTTGCTGGACGAGGAGTCAATATGAAAACCCGAACGAAGGAGAATGGAAATACTGCATTGCATTATGCCTCACTTGAAGGGAAGGTTGACGCAGTGAAATTTCTTTTGGATAATGGGGCCGATGCTGAGGTAAAGAATGAAACGGAGACGCCACTTGCCTGGGCTTCCAACACAGGGTATGCCAGTGTTGTTTCCCTGTTCCAGTCCACAAAGGAAGTGGATGTCAGTCATGGCGATTGTGGGCGTAATTGTCCACTAGTTCATGCTGTCCGGAGGGGGCATATGAATGTCGTCAGGGCATTATTCAAGACCAAGCATGTTGACGGAAAAgttgctgctgatgatgaggatagtgATGAGGACAGCGATGAGGATAGCGATGAGGATAGCGATGAGGATAGCGATGAGGatagcgatgaggatggcgatgaggatggcgatgaggatggcgatgaggacaACTATTATGAggagagtgatgatgaggaggactACCTTGATTGTGACCTTTATCGTGGTTTTGCTCATGTTCTCGACAGTCATGATGAACTTATAGCGCTCTTATATGCCTCTGCGTATaatgggaaagaagaaatgttccagcttctcttttcccataTATCGGTTGACAAGGATGACATGTGCGTGCCTCTCGAGGCAGCaatcaagggcaagaagatgggaatTGTGCGAACAATCATTGATGCCTTTCCTGGCATCCCGAAAGACTTCCAAGCCGCTCTGGGCCGGACAGTTCTGATGGCCgcagtggaagatggaaatGAAGAGCTCGTCCGATATTTCTTGACCCTACGCAGGATCACCGTTAACAAGCCCAGGTGGCATGGTCGAACGCCATTGCACCGTGCCATTGCATCCGGCGATACTGGCAAAGTTTTGGCTCTCCTCGAACATCCTGATATCAATGTTAATGCTCGCTCTAGTGCGAGTCGAGTCCGTGCTGGTACACCACTCCACTGGGCGATTAATATGAAGCACCCGAATCCAGACATTCTGCGTGCATTGCTAGACGACCCGCGGATTAACGTTAACTCCCAGGACAGCATGAATAGCACACCTCTCGCGTACGCAGTGTGTCGGGGAAATATCGCATTGGTAAAGACGCTTCTCGCGCGTTACGACGTGCAGCGAGACCCCGACGACAGTGAAGGAAATACACCGTTACTTCTTGCCGCCTGGTTGGGGAACCTCCCCCTTCTGGAAATATTTTTGGATATCCCATGGATCACCAGATGGCACAAAAATAACAATGGAAAGACGACGCTGGCCCTGGCAGCCCAGGAGGGCCATGTTGAGGTCGTGAAAAGACTGCTAGATCCAAGACTTGGTCCAGCATACTATGTTTTCGATGGTGCTATAACAGCTGTAAACTGCTGGGGTCCGGAACGCTGGTATTTTGACGGAGATGGTTGGGTTCGCAGGGAGGACTCTGCACTCGAAGCGGCATCATGCCGTAGAGAGGAGAGCTTGAAATTGATACTCCGCGCTTATAGGGAGTTGGGCTTGTATTAG
- a CDS encoding putative short-chain dehydrogenase (COG:Q;~EggNog:ENOG410PJKV;~InterPro:IPR036291,IPR002347;~PFAM:PF00106,PF13561;~go_process: GO:0055114 - oxidation-reduction process [Evidence IEA]): MAPAYNQTTTAEELAGHFPAEIKDKVVLTTGPSPTSIGATFVEAIARAQPALIILAGRNPSKLQKTADAISQKQPQVPVRLLQLDLGSLAAVREAAAEVKSWDDVPHIDVLVNNAGIMATNFALSPDGFENQFATNHLGHFLFTNLIMGKILASRSPRVVNVSSDGHRLSPIRWADYNFREGETYNKWTAYGQSKTANILLAVSLAEKLGSKDLLAYSLHPGVISSTSLSAGLEDSDTDFAALNALDKSLGNAEGWRGFRLKTDQEGAATTVYAAFEPALQENNGAYLQDCHIADPWTDTVKPWATDKVEAEKLWKLSEKLVGQEFSY; this comes from the exons ATGGCACCCGCTTATAACCAAACCACGACGGCCGAGGAGCTCGCGGGCCATTTCCCCGCCGAGATCAAAGACAAGGTGGTTCTGACCACAGGGCCATCACCAACCAGCATCGGCGCGACATTCGTGGAGGCAATCGCTCGAGCGCAGCCTGCCCTGATAATCCTAGCCGGGCGAAACCCCAGCAAGCTCCAGAAAACAGCAGACGCAATTTCGCAAAAGCAACCGCAGGTACCAGTCCGTCTATTGCAGCTTGATTTGGGCTCGCTGGCTGCTGTGCGTGAAGCCGCTGCAGAGGTTAAGAGCTGGGATGATGTACCGCACATCGACGTGCTGGTTAATAATGCAGGGATTATGGCTACGAATTTTGCGTTGAGCCCGGACGGCTTCGAGAATCAGTTTGCGACGAACCATCTGGGTCATTTTCTGTTTACGAATTTGATCATGGGTAAGATTCTGGCGTCTCGATCTCCACGCGTGGTCAATGTTAGCAGTGACGGGCATCGGCTGAGTCCAATTCGGTGGGCGGATTATAACTTTCGT GAAGGAGAGACTTATAATAAATGGACTGCGTATGGCCAGTCAAAGACTGCCAACATTCTGCTGGCCGTCTCACTGGCGGAGAAGCTAGGATCCAAGGACTTGTTGGCCTACAGCCTGCATCCTGGGGTCATTTCCAGCACTTCTCTTTCAGCAGGACTGGAGGATTCGGACACGGATTTTGCAGCATTGA ATGCTCTTGACAAATCCCTGGGAAACGCGGAAGGCTGGCGGGGGTTTCGGCTCAAGACAGACCAGGAAGGAGCAGCGACGACTGTTTATGCTGCTTTTGAGCCTGCCTTGCAAG AGAACAACGGTGCGTATTTGCAGGACTGTCATATAGCTGATCCTTGGACGGACACTGTGAAGCCATGGGCCACAGACAAGGTGGAAGCCGAGAAGCTATGGAAGCTGAGCGAGAAGCTAGTTGGGCAGGAGTTCAGTTATTGA